atttgtaggttagtaggagaagcttgaactgtatgtggtacctgatcggaagccagtgaagtgacttgagaggggtgatatgagcatatcggtagggaggggggaggggatgggaatgggaagggatgggaagggtggaggagggggggacATTTAAAACTTATCCATGTATTCGTTATAATTTACTGTTCAAGTGATGACATATTGTTGGATGATACGGTGTGATCCATGTTTATGTAATTTGCTGTTATCTttccaataaaatatatttgaacATAAAATCTCAGGGTCTTTTAACTAGAGGTTTGCCATGCGGCAATCTGGAATTACTGCCGGTGGCAGTTCCAACCCGAACATGcagcatttccagcgctagcggaaatattggaaaaatatttccacagggggttaccgctAAGTTAGTGTCAGAACCCTTACTCCCACCTAGATACTtatcgcacggccatttcttttttggggctttttacccgctgcggtaaaatgggggaCTCTGCAAGCATCAAAACTATGCGTTGACGCTAGCGCAggaccacttttactgcagcttagtaaaagggccccttaaaaccCTCAAATTTTCTAGCgactcattattatttttttttttttgttacatttgtaccctgcgctttcccactcatggcaggctcaatgcggcttacatgggtcaatggagggttaagtgacttgcccagagtcacaaggagctgcctgtgcctgcagtgggaatcgaactcagttcctcaggaccaaagtccaccaccctaaccactaggccactcctccacgtctaGTGGCTCATTATCTGGCTCCTTTACAGCTTCTGAAACTGTATCTAAAGAATATTGGTGGCTATCCTCATGCAGCTGTTCTAACTGTCGAGGGTATATTTTATGTTCAAAGAAGCTCAATCCAAATAAGAGGAGAGGGTGAAATGGACCAAGTACTGTCTAGTCCTGTAGAAAGTTTAGATTTATCTCAATTTTTGGAGTCGTCACAGGATTTCATAACAAAACAGAGCTACTCTTCTGGTTAAATTTTCCTCTaaaattgaaccccccccccccccccccccccaatattcttaAATTATATTTCTCAAAAAAATCTGTACCTTTCTGTGGTCACCAAATTtatttgtttcctgatgtctccaggcAGACACAATTAAGTAGAAAGCAGTTCCCACAGTTAAAAGTAAAGTTTTGGCTGTGGGAGCAACTTTTTTCCTTAAATGCCTTCAAGAGGGAAACAATAGTTACATTTTTGGGAATTATTTCTTTCTGATAAACCGGTACTTACTAATCAGATTTCCTGAAATGTAATGGTTTTTGAGGTTTTGGAGTGATAGATGAATATCTTTGCATCGCCTGCTCTGCTTTACAGTGTTTCCATTTTCCTCTTGAGTTTCCAGCTTCCTCGTTAGCCTACTGCACTTTCCTACATGTGGACTAAGCCTatgtatctttttctttattattatttttcttaatttttgaaTTATTCTTGGATGTTTCTCTACTTTGTATGgtaaaattacaaataagaaaaaaaaatagaatcaggaaaggaactccataaaaatGATAGGAGAGAGATCAAGCACCCGAACGAGAAACCTTCCCTATGGCTGTCTCCAAATGCTTTGTGAGTAATATCATTTCCGTGCAGCTTTTCTTTTGAAAGAGTTATCATATTTAGAACATTTCAATGGTTTATGTCACATGTGACAATTACACAACACGATGATGAAAAGTCGCCACAAAAAAACTAGGAATAACCAAACACAAACCGGAGTGAAGAACACCTTAATTATTACCCTACTTTGAACATTACAAATCAAAATACATATGCACCCGAATCAACACACTTTATCTGtggtaatggaggaaaaagacctcaggagCGGTAGAAGCTCTGAAGATCAGTGGCTTAACACACCTTACAGACCAGCAGCGGTACTTCCGAATTGCCACGCAGCGAGCCTGCAATAGGCTTTCTGCACTTCAGTAAAATGGTCCCTTTACACATTTATTTTAAACCATTTTTCTCTCCGGTGAGACCCTGTATGCCATTGCAGCATCACTTCTAAAACATTTAGAACATTTAACTGGTTTATTGTATAAGTCATTTCATGTTGTAGCTTGATATGGCATTCAGGAACATTAAAATGGTTTCCCTCCCATATGAATCCTTTTGTGCTATTTCAATTGGACCTTCTtattaaaacatttatcacatacttaatatttaaatgttttttcttCCATATGAGTTTTCGTGAACTTTCTCCTAGGCCTtccttctgaaacatttatcacatttggAACActtatggtttctctcccgtacgAGTCCTTTAGTGCTCTTTCAGTTGGTCCTTCCTatggaaacatttatcacattctgaacattgaaatggtttctctcctgtatgagttctttcatgcCATTGTAGCTCAGCCTTCcttgtgaaacatttatcacattctgaagattgaaatggtttctctcctgtatgagttctttcagGCCGTTGTAGCTCAGCCTTCCttatgaaacatttatcacattctgaacatatGAATTGTTTCTGTCGAATATGAGTCCTTTTGTGAATATTCAGGTAGGTCTTCCATTTGAAGCACttttcacattctgaacatttaaaaagGTTTCTCTCCGGTATGAATCCATTCATGCCGTTTCAGATTCCCTTTGAAGCTAAacaatttatcacattctgaacattgaaatggtttctctccggtATGAGTCCTTTTGTGGTTTTCCAGCCTTACCCttgttctgaaacatttatcacattctgaacagttaaatggtttctctccagtatgaGTCATTTCATGACGTGTCACATATGCCTTGACTCTGAAACAtctatcacattctgaacatttaaatggtttctctcctgtatgaatcctttcgTGACTTTCTAAGTCACCCTtggttctgaaacatttatcacattctgaacagttaaatTGTTTCTCTCCTGAATGAGTCCTCTTGTGCCTTCCCAGATTCACCTtggttctgaaacatttatcacattctgaacagttaaatggtCTGTCTCCTGTATGAATCATTTCATGCCGTTCTAAGTCAACCTTGgatctgaaacatttatcacattctgaacagttaaatggtccctctcctgtatgaatcattTCATGCCGTTTCAGATGCTCTTTGAAGCTAAAGCATTTATCACAttttgaacatttaaatggtttctctctatGAGTCAATTCATGAAGCTTCACCTCAGCCTTGgatctgaaacatttatcacattctgaacagttaaatggtCTGTCTCCTGTATGAATCATTTCATGCCGTTCTAAATCAACCTTGGATCTGAAACaattatcacattctgaacagttaaatggtCTCTCTCCAGTATGAATCATTTCATGCCGTTTCAGATGCTTTTTGAAGCTaaagcatttatcacattctgaacatttaaatggtttctctcctgcatGAATCCTTTCATGAACTTTCAGGTTGCCCTTGGTTCTGAAGCATTTATGACATTGTGAACATTTAAAATTCTCTCTATGAGTCAATTCATGAACTGTCACCTCAGCCTTGCTTCTGAAACgcttatcacattctgaacatttaaatagtTTCTGTCCTGTATGAATCATTTCATGACATTTTACCTCAAACTTCGtattgaaacatttatcacattctgaacagttaaGTGGTTTCTCTCCGGTATGTGTCCATTCATGAGGTTTCACCACGGCCATattgctgaaacatttatcacattctgaacatttaaatggtttatgTTCCATGTGACCTATTTTATGCAGTTGTAGGTTCCTTTTCTCACTggaacatttatcacattcagaatatTTACATGGTTTTTCACAGTTTCCAGAGTATCCAGATGGATTAGTTTTGTACATACCTTGGCAGTCATGAATTTCAGTCCTAAGCCCACTTACGTGGTGCTCAATAAAATTGGAGGTTTCCCAAACAtcagcacttttaaaatctctctcATCTTTGAGTCTTCCAGGTTGTAAAAGTCTTGGGAAACAGCTACAGTTTCTCTTTTGTCTCTCTAATCTTTCTCCTTTCTGAGCTGCTGCTTTCTCATTGGTTGGTACTATGCTACCGATACCTCCTTCACAGTCTGCTGAAGGATCTGTGCTGTCTCTGGAGGAGTCTTCGTGTTTCCATTCCTCTTTCTGCTGCTCATCGCACATTCTCACTCTTTCACTCTCATTCCCAAATCCATCATCTGTTGGATAAAATAGAAGAGTACGATCATTCATTTTACAGCTGCTTCAATGCCACTGAACACTGGGGGTTAGGCAGCCCCAGGGGATTCTTGAGAATATGGCCTCGTAAATATGAAGGGTACAAATTTACAGACGTGAAGATGTTAAATACATTTCTCTTACTATGGattaaacaaaacacaaaaacattccCCTGCACTACTCAGGCCAAAGCAATTAAATTACCTCAGAACAAAACCTCCCCCTTTCCCTGAGAGGACCTCTCTGCTACAGTATAATTAGGTCCATGACTTTGTTTGATCAAAGAGGGAAACAGCTGGAGAGAAGGAAGCAGGTGGCCAGTGTTTCCATCAGCGCTATATTATGGCTGGAGGGTTCTGGAGGGAACAGGGCAGGTGAAGAGACCTGGATGCCTTAAGGTGAGACAGAAAAGATGGAACAGTAAAACCAACTGGTTCCTGAGAACGTCACCTTTTCCTCAGAACCATGACCCCTTACCTTGTATAAGTGTGATAAGAGGTTCTAACAAGAATGGGCCCAATTAGGTCCCAGGAAATGCATCTTTTATGTGCCTTCtcaatcaaaaataaaatgacattttACAGAACCAATGTCTTTGAATTCTAAGCTAAGAGAAATTGTACGTAAGTCTCACTGACCATCTCTCCCTTTTGCCTGTGTAGCCCAattaccctgcggccacctggagggtctgtctccAACATTGCTCAGgaccgcctgcacctgggcatgtgctctatactagcaccctcctcccaccgactgtgtGCCTCTGAGCTAGTCTCCAACTCTCAGATTATTCtttggtgatttctaggacactggggccacactccaggagttccacagtttctagaaagcaaacccaaaaacacaaaccaggacttagtcagtccaggacagcagaacTAATAAACTATAGGTTTATTATCATGAAAACGAACAGTGAATGTTTGAAAAAACAGATgaaaaagtacagcaagcaataacagataaccaCCAAAACAAGGGCcaacattaaaactatctaacacttgttactacctgggtagcacctggggagttcaggaacttAACTGTTCACAAGCCATGAACAggatctcaggacagagatgttcCTCCTGTGTATCCCCACACTGAAAATAGAGAAACttccagtacctcctggctagtTTGAAGTCCAGGGCTAATCAGAGCCCCAGGGcatcaactttgaaagtatctggccaatgattgcagattgcctttccataagcttaaactggaaaagagaaagcctttttttctgctacagctttaaaactcaaaacaagagCTATCTGCTGGCCAACTAGTAGAAAAACatttcatgaaataatacagttttcaggcttagaaacccagTGTTTCGTCACATTTATGTTATCTTTTGGAAGGCACGTCAAGGGTGGATAcctcgaatatttttactgctctaattgcctactgctcatgtttgatctattcttactgtacaccgccttgagtaaattccttcaaaaaggcagtaaataaatcctaataaataaataaatgataacagTAGCTTTATATAGGGAAAGAACAGACCCAGAGTAGCCCGGGAGGCTGTATTCCAGTCTAAAGGGAATGGGGGGATGGGTAAACCCAATCTGGAAAAATATTACCAAGATGCACAACCTAAGGCAGAGTAGCAGGTACCCCCAATCCACCCCAAACAATTGTTAGTCTGggcgtgagcccttggacctaggCCAAGGCCTAATATagcttttaggccaaggcctaggttGGACCAAACAGGCACTATACAcgaccccagctaccaagccctgcacacacacacgcaaccAACTTGCACAGAAAGGGAAAGATagggcattcaggcgggcctcacggcctatctgGAACCGATGCACTCAGAATGCATGCATGCAGGCCTCACGGCCTACCTGGAACCGAGTCatacttagggaggggagaaagagactaagcgaggcccccccccccccccaggggactggagcaccagcaacaccctCAGTGCTGGTAAACAAGGAGAAAGGGTAGCTTACACAGAGACACGTCAAGTGAGGGACTGATAAGATACTGTAGGCAAAGACCCTCAGTAAACAGGGAAGGGAAAGGTTAGCAAAAGGGagaacccctggtaagccttttctcagctgagaggtgcccagctctaccaccggctgcctttcaggtgctgtggaggacttgcagctcatctgcatatcctttacagccttctccggggtgactcccaggtccactccgatccactcagggcctctgctttAGGTGCCGCACGCCGttattttctctttacatctatttttcttccagttactacttatggctccagtacactttttcttcttggcactgtctcttcctaatttgtttctccatcttaaaacactgtatactccaggaacacattgtccaccatctgtattcatcatctcaccatctcttttttcctcttcctttttctcagctctcaaccttaaacatttACTTCCTTCTATTcgtccatctcctttctatctgagtacatcttgccTTCGTCACTGTtgtcgtacctctcctactcttctccgtactcttttactccttctcctgctctccgctggggacattaatcccagtcctggtcctccacatcagctctcatcctatttgtgcaggtcacaccgtgatatctccaatctaatttctgttcctctcctcccacctccttccctgccttgcattctgtggaatgcccgctctgtctgtaacaaactttcctaaatCCATGACTTCTTTATCTCTCGTGCTCtctatctgcttgccctaacagaaacttggctttaccctgaagactctgcttcagttgtggCCCTATGCCatagaggttatcttttctcccatactcttcgcccggttggccgcggaggtggtgtcgggctactactttcaccctcttgtagatttcaacctcttctacctcagtctcactgtttttcttccttcgaagtccactccatccgtctatttgctcctctgcctctccgagtagcagttatttatcgaccccctgatgtccctttcttcctttctcactgactttgatgcttggctttccttctttcttgaaccttcatctcattccctcattcttggggattttaacattatttatttatttatttattacatttgtaccccacattatcccacctatttgcaggctcaatgtggcttacagagtgttattatgacataTTCATGACAGGATAATAGATATAGTCGGTGGTAGGACGAAGATATttgaagaaagagaagggggtaTTAAATAGGGTGATGTAGGAGGTGTAATTGGTTGTGTGGGTGGGTTgtgtggtgatttgtgtctttaggggttctttttgtaggatctgttgaagagatgtgtcttcaaggatttgcgaaagttgcttagattgtccatggtttttaaggttgggggtaacgcattccatagctgtgtgcttctatacgagaaggtggtggcgtttGCTtgcttgtatttgagtcctttacagctggggaagttcaggttgaggaatttgcgggctgatctcttggcgtttctgggcggtaggtccactagattAGACATgtaaagtggggcatctgcgtgaatgatcttgtgtacaatcgtgcatatcttgaattcgatgcgttccttgagtggtaacCAGTGAAGGTTCTCTCTTAAGAgtgtcgcactttcgtatttggttttaccaaatatgagtctggctgcggtattttgggctgtttggagtttcttaatagtctgttctttgcagccggcgtacagagtgttacagtagtccaagtgacttaatACCATAGACTGTATCAGGGTACGGAAAATGCTTCTCGGGAAATAAGGCttgactcttttgagtttccacatcgagtagaacatcttttttgtcgtgttcttcacgtgggtatcgagagtgaggtttcggtctatggtaactccgagaatcttcaggttttctgagataggaagggtccAGTATGGTGTAGTAatagtggagtagttgtttgtgttatattgagaagtgagtactaggcattgaattttttcagtgttgagttttagacggaatgaatctgcccaggtgtgcatgattctGAGgccttggttgatctcgttggtgatttcggttatattgtgtttgaacgggatgtagattgtgacatcgtctgcatatatgaaagggttaaggttttgactggctaatagtttggctagtggtatcatcattaagttgaagatggTAGGTGAtaagggggatccttgaggaactccgcattccggtgtccatggaggtgatctttcggcatagggtatgatacatacctgtagcagttgttctccgaggacagcaggctgattgttctcacgactgggttgacgtccgcggcagcccccaccaaccggaagaagcttcgcgggacggtcggcacgcaggccacgcccaccgcgcatgcgcggccgccttcccgcccgtgcgcgaccgctcccgccagttgaatgacaagcaataaaatatgaaacacacaactccaaaggggaggagggagggtaggtgagaacaatcagcctgctgtcctcggagaacaactgctacaggtatgtatcataccctttctccgaggacaagcaggctgcttgttctcacgactggggtatccctagctctcaggctcactcaaaacaataacccaggtcaattgaacctcgcaacggcgagggtacaacagaaattgacctacgaagaacaactaactgagagtgcagcctgaccagaataaattcgggtcctggagggtggagttggatttacaccccaaacagattctgcaacaccgactgcccgaaccgactgtcgcgtcgggtatcctgctggaggcagtaatgtgatgtgaatgtgtggacagatgaccacgtcgcagccttgcaaatctcttcaatagtggctgacttcaagtgggccaccgacgctgccatggctctgacactatgagccgtgacatgaccctcaagagccagcccagcctgggcgtaagtgaaggaaatgcaatctgctagccaattggagatggtgcgtttcccgacagcgacccctagcctgttagggtcgaaagaaataaacaattgggcggactgtctgtggggctgtgtccgctccaagtagaaggccaatgctctcttgcagtccaatgtgtgcaactgacgttcagcagggcgggtatgcggcctggggaagaatgttggcaagacaattgactggttaagatggaactccgacaccaccttcggcaggaactttgggtgagtgcggagcactactctgttgtgatgaaatttagtatatggagcatgagctactagggcttgaagctcactgaccctacgagctgaagtaactgccaccaagaaaatgaccttccaggtcaagtacttcagatggcaggtattcagtggctcaaaaggaggtttcatcagctgggtgaggacgacgttgagatcccatgacacagtaggaggcttgatagggggctttgacaaaagcaagcctctcatgaatcgaacgactaaaggctctccagagatggctttaccttccacacgataatggtaagcactaatcgcactaaggtgattccttactgagttggtcttgaggccagactctgataagtgcagaaggtattcaagcaggttctgtgcagggcaagaacgaggttctagggccttgctctcacaccaaacgacaaacctcctccacttgaaaaagtaactctttttagtggaatccttcctagaggcaagcaagacccgggagacaccctcagacagacccaacgcagcgaagtctacgccctcaacatccaggccgtgagagccagggattgaaggttggggtgcagcaacgctccgtcgttctgcgaaatgagagtcggaaaacactccaatctccacggttcttcggaggacaactccagaagaagagggaaccagatctgacggggccaaaagggcgctatcagaatcatggtgccgcggtcttgcttgagcttcagtaaggtcttccccaccaaaggtatgggaggataagcatacaggaggccggtcccccaatgaaggagaaaggcatctgacgctagcctgccgtgtgtctgaagtctggaacagaacagaggcagcttgtggttggtctgagaggcgaaaagatccaccgagggggtgccccactctcggaagatcttgcgtaccactctggaatggagcgaccactcgtgcggttgcatgactctgctcagtctgtcggccagactgttgtttacgcctgccaggtacgtggcttggagaagcatgccgaaccgacacgcccaacgccacataccgacggcttcctgacacagggggcgagatccggtgcccccctgcttgttgacgtaatacattgcaacctgattgtctgtccgaatttggataatttggcaggacagccgatctctgaaagccttcagtgcgttccagatcgctcggagctccaggaggttgatctgcagatccttttcctggagggaccacagaccctgggtgtgaagcccatcgacatgggctccccaccccaggcgagatgcatccgtcgtcagcactttcgtgggctgcggaatttggaatggacgtcccagggtcaaattggtccgtatggtccaccagagcagtgaagtgcggcaactggtggagaggcggatgacatcctctagattcccggtggcttgaa
This genomic interval from Microcaecilia unicolor chromosome 1, aMicUni1.1, whole genome shotgun sequence contains the following:
- the LOC115463017 gene encoding zinc finger protein 780A-like, yielding MSALVPDQVLVTFKDVAAYFLDVDWDILGEWQKELYKKVIKEIHDILISRGYSVVNPDVMFKIKKEDEKYFTQHFEWEGKENPDDPMKNLPIITSVISLGVKQEEDLPLMDPPKSETSEQTQPPVTNFYNVRPDILIRFEQEGFKTEPQGSEERGNLTTTGRCEELPEACDEATIKASNEALVTFRDVAAYFLDVEWDILGERQKELYKEVIKEIHDILLSQGYSIVNPDVIFKIKKEDEKYFTQQFEWEGKENLNDSNNNLPVVTSVLSLSIKQEEELPVMENPESPVAEQTHPSVTNDGFGNESERVRMCDEQQKEEWKHEDSSRDSTDPSADCEGGIGSIVPTNEKAAAQKGERLERQKRNCSCFPRLLQPGRLKDERDFKSADVWETSNFIEHHVSGLRTEIHDCQGMYKTNPSGYSGNCEKPCKYSECDKCSSEKRNLQLHKIGHMEHKPFKCSECDKCFSNMAVVKPHEWTHTGEKPLNCSECDKCFNTKFEVKCHEMIHTGQKLFKCSECDKRFRSKAEVTVHELTHRENFKCSQCHKCFRTKGNLKVHERIHAGEKPFKCSECDKCFSFKKHLKRHEMIHTGERPFNCSECDNCFRSKVDLERHEMIHTGDRPFNCSECDKCFRSKAEVKLHELTHREKPFKCSKCDKCFSFKEHLKRHEMIHTGEGPFNCSECDKCFRSKVDLERHEMIHTGDRPFNCSECDKCFRTKVNLGRHKRTHSGEKQFNCSECDKCFRTKGDLESHERIHTGEKPFKCSECDRCFRVKAYVTRHEMTHTGEKPFNCSECDKCFRTRVRLENHKRTHTGEKPFQCSECDKLFSFKGNLKRHEWIHTGEKPF